The DNA segment ACCCCCTGCAGGAAGCTGCCTCTGAGTTCATGAAATCACCACATCCCTTGCCTGTATTGGCACTAACGATGCTGTTCTCCAGGTGGCCCTTCAGCCAGACAGGAGCCACCCCAAGTCCCTTCTCACACTTTCCCCTCCACCCCGGCCACCTGCACTCCTCGCCCTCCAGCAGCTTGCGGTAGGTGGCGATCTCCATGTCCAGGGCTAGTTTCAGGCTCATGAGCTCCTGGTACTCGCGCAGCATCCGTGCCAGCTCCTCCTTGGCCTGGTGCAGGGCGCCCTCCAGCTCGTCCAGCTTGGCCCGGGCGTCCTTCAGGGCATTATCTCCCCGCTGCTCAGCATCAGCAATGGCTGTCTCCAGGCTGGCACACTGAAGGGCAAAGAACAGAGAGACCATCAGAACAGAAAATTACATTTAGCTCATACCGGTTAAATAGAACAGCACCCTTATTTTGCAGACGGGGCCCTAGGTGACAAGGAGTAAAAGCTGCAAAGTCAACACCAGAACTTTgtctcttctattttctattgCAGAGGAATATTCAAAGCTGTTGTCACATGAAGCTGTGGAGGCAGTTGCATTTCAAGAGGTCAGAAAGAAATGTTAATGTTTGCCTGAGACTGGAGGCCACCAGCATCTACAGATTCAAAATACTCCAGGTTCAGGAAAATCATACCCGATTCCCCAGCAAGGCCAGCCCTGAGGATGAGATGGTATGCCACGGTCCCACTGCGATCAGATTCCTGCTGCAGGACCTCTCACCAGTGGGGATCCTTCTGATCTGTTAGCATCCAGATGAGTGTTTCTGGACTCCAGCACTCCGGGGAGGGTCTGCCTGAAGGCTCCCACATCTGGCCTTCCCTTAGAGCAGGAGGGTAAGGCCCTAAATTATAGGCACAACCTCAGAAGCTGGACTCTGATGAACATCTGGGGGCACTGCGATGCCTGGTGCTAACAGAGGGGGAGGAACTATGCTCACGGAATTTGTGAATCGGCCAAACGTAGAGTCGTAGAGCTGTCCCTGTGTTCCCCTGCAGAGCATGGAGGGCGGTGGGGGTACCAGAAGGAGAACAGGCTCAGATCTTGCCGCTGGGCAATCCTGTCACTAGTGGAGCAGACCTAGTTCTCACAGAGGTCACAGGAAGGATCCTCCAGCCTCCAAAATCATCTCCCCACTGATGCAGTGTTTAACATTTGCTGCTGTCAGGTAAGACAGCCCCCCTCCCCGGCCCACTAACATGGAAGTAGTACCGTGGCACAGGGCAAGGAAACCCAGGAGGGCTTCATCGACGGCTGTGTCCCTCAATCGCCAGACCATGTCCCACTCCAAGGGCAGGAACCTGGTGTGGCCACAGAGGTGCCTGATGTATACCCCCTGCACCCCACACACATTCCGTGTCCAGTgggaggaggagacagagggTCTGCCCTCAGAGGGGACACCCAAAGGGGACATGGAGCAGGTTCCCTGGACACAGAAAACGTCTGCAGAAGAGGAACCTGGGTTCTAATCCTAGCTCCATTCATTACCAGCTGGGGGCTCTGGGCAGGTCCCTTCCCCTTCCCAACTCAGTtgctttatctgcaaaatgaggagtCAGAGAAATAGGTTTGAGGCTCCTCCCAGTTCTGGGCGGGGTGCCAGCTCTGATGGTGGAGTACCAAGGCAGGGTGGGAAAGGGGGACTGTGGGTGGCCAAGGGACCCCTAAGCCTGGCAGGGGAGATTTGCTTGTTCCCAAAGGGCAGGCCCCATTTCCTCATCCCAGAGCCTCCCGTGGAACCCGAGAGTTCTTTGTGGGGCTGCTGCCCACCTGCTTCTTCACGTTCCCAATCTCACACCGGATCCTCTGGATGAGCCGGTTCAGCTCCGCCATCTCGCTCCTGGTGTGTTTCAGGTCATCACCATGCCGACTGGCTGCCAGCTGCAGCTCCTGGATCTGGTTTCCCAGAGATAGGAAGTTGGCAATGAGACAAGGGCACTGGGGAAGGGTCCTGTAAATAAGCCACCCCTGCCACCTGGCTGTTGGTGGGATTTAACGGAGCTGAAGAGGAGTGCTGGAACAGGGTCCTGGGGGCCCAGGCAAGCAGTTTTCTCCCTGACAGCCCCAAAGCAGTTTACCCAAAGCATAGTTCCATTACTCAGAGGACTCCCGGCCTTCCATTTCCTTTTGAAAGTCTTCCGTGTGGATCAGGAAAGAGCTACAGGCTTCTCCTTCTCCCACTCGCCCCCCACCAAATTCACCCATGGCTACGCTCCTGCAAGTCTGTGATTCTCCCTCTGCCCTGTGGCAGCACACCCCCATTCCTATAACTGTATTTGTTTTACCACCTCACTTCTTTCACATGCAACAGAGAGGGACAGGTAGTTGGTGGACGGAGGAAAGAAGTGAGGGATCCTCTCTGTTGCATATATTCAATCCATACCAGTTTCATGATTTATCTTTGATAACAGGCTCTGCTGAGAATTCATTTTGTCCTTGAAGCCTTGGTTGGAAccattctttcattcagcatgCCCACAAAAGGATTCCTCACATTCACTGTGGAGGTGACCCTTCCCAGGAAGAGAGAGGCCGCTGTGGGAGGAGACCCGTGCGGTGCCCACCTTGGTCTGGTACAGGGCCTCAGCCTCGGCCTTGCTCTTCAGGGCGATCTCCTCGTAATGCATGCGGACCTCGGCGATGATGCTGTCAAGGTCCAGGTCCCGGTTGTTGTCCATGGACAGGATGACTGAGGTCTCACTGGCATGAGTCTGGATCTGAGCGATCTCCTGTATTGAGAGAGGAAGACAGACTCAGCAACCCCCGGCTTCCCTCTTCTGCCCCATTAGTCTTCTGGGCCCATGGTCTCTGGCCCAATAGGCTGCTGGGATCCACGGCGCCAAAGTAGAGAGAAGAAGTGACCTCTGGGATGTGTCTGCAGAGCTGAGGGAGAGCAGCTCACAGCAGCAGGAACCCCTGCAAGCGGCAGGTGTCTGCGGGCACATGCAGATGGGTGAAGAATGCATTTCCCACAATTTCGCAGAATCCAAGGGTCTGTGCTTTGTAAGACCTCACTGGGTTATCTTTTCCTGCCTGTGGGCAAGGCCACTATTGTGGTCGAGATCAATTTCCTCCTGCATGTGTGGCCTCCAAGGACCAGCATCCTGCACTTCCATGGTCTCCTGGTGCAGGATTTTGACCTTTCCACCAAAACGTCTTTCATTGTGTTGATCTCAAACCTCTCCTGTTGGCATCTCCCTGGAAGAGTCGAGAAGCAgtcagggtgagggtgaggggacAGGAGTGTCCTTACCGCATCATACAGACACTTGAGGAACTTGATGTCTTTGTCCAGAGAGTCCACTTTGGCCTGAAGCTCCATCTTGACCGCGTAGGCTGCATCTGCATCCTTCCAAGAGGCCCCAGAGTCATTGGTGGATGCAATCCTCATCCCACAGCTGCCTTGCCCAACCCCTGCCCCAAAGCCACCTGATTTTCTACTTTCCACCTACAAAGGAAAGCTCACTCAATATCTATTTCTTCTCAGACTCCCTGAAGCTTTGGGAATAGGGAAAGGAGGATGTGGCAGCTCTGTTATGCCTGGAGAAAACAAAGCCCAGAGAGGTAGTAGGTTTcctcaggtcacacagcaaggCTGAGCTGGACCAGAGTTTCACAGTTTCCAGACCTGaattctctgtctgtctctgtccatTTCCCGAGTGTGTGTCTTTCCTCTCCAACTCACTGGAGGCCAGGACTATGACTCGCTCCACCCTCACCAGGCGCCAGCCCCTTCCCCAGTCACCTGGGCTGAAGTCCTGAGCAGGGTTGTTAAGATGGGGGTGAGAGAGACCCTAATAAGGAGGCTCTTCCCTCCCTTACCTTTTTGAGCACCACAAACTCATTCTCTGCTGCTGTGCGCCGGTTAATCTCCACTTCATATCTGCCGGCAGGGAGAGAAGATAGCCTTAGCCCTCTTAGCCAAGGAACTTTCTCTTCCTGCTGGCCAGGCAAATGTTTGGGATGCAGGGTCCCTGCAGGGTCTCTGGGGTGAGCAGTAAGAAGCTAGTGACAGGAATAAGATATCCCTGAGTTGCCTCACTTGCCTCCTACTTTTTGCATGTTAGGAAAACACCCAGGTGACACCAGCAACTGAACCTTTCAGTGGGTCAAGGAACACAGGAACTCCTTCCTATCAACCAGGCAGGAAGTTATCATCGAACAGGATAGGCCCTTCCCCCCAGCCAGAGAAGGGGATGTGAGCTCCTGACCCTGGAAGGTACACACCCATCTCCTAAAAAATAATGGCACAGAGATCAAGTGAGCCCAGAGGCAAGGGGAACATGGTCTGTGACCGTCGGGTGGGGCCTGCTCACCTCTTCTTGTAGTCCTCCACCAGGTCCCTCATGCTTCTCAGCTCCGAGTCCAGCCTCACCCTGTCCCCGGACAGCGTCTCCAGGTGCTTCCGCAGGTTGCTGATGTAGCCCTCGAGGATGGGCTCCAGGTTCTTCTTGCAGTTGTTCAGGTCCAGCTGCTGCAGCAGCTCCCACTTGGTTTCTAGAACCTGGTTCTGCTGCTCTAGGAACCTTACCTGGAACCAAAATCAACAGACAACTGGAACCACAATGGGTGCAGTCATGCCCCGTGGACACACACCATTGACTCCCCAGGTTTGCCATAGATTGTTGTAGTCATTTTGCTCACGTCTTGACTCTCCACCCTTGACATTCCACACAAACTAGACCCTTTACAAGTGCTGATTTCCTAGCCTTCTGGAGAAGCCAtcagtgagaactcactcaaggAGATTCCACAGCTTTCTTCTATTGCTTGGCCCTGGTCCCAGGAGATGTCCTTCCTTATGTCTCAACTAAGGGTCTTTTCCTGTACTATGAGCCCTTCCCTCTGAACACTGCTGGATTCTATTAGCCTTTCAGGTTCGTGGAAATCAGCCGTCCTCAAGAAACCCATCACTTTTTTGTCAAGGAATGGCTGCTTTTTACCCAGCTTCCCATCCTTCTCTGCAAAATCGCCAAAGAAGccaatatattcatgtattctTTTGTCTTCCGTGGCACACAGACCTACTCTCTTTCTCTAATGATGAGGAAGCCCTTCCTGAGGCCCAGCTGCACCTTTCCAGCCACAATGCGCAGTCCATTCCTAGGCAGCAGGAAAATTGCTCAGGCCTCAGGGGGCTGCCTCATTCTCCTCCTATGATACCCACCTTGTCAATGAAGGAGGCGAACTTGTCATTCAGCGCCTTGATCTGTTCCCGCTCCTGGGCACGCACCTTCTGGATCTCAGGGTCCAGCTCCACGTTGAGGGGGGCCAAGAGGCTCTTGTTGACAGTGACCTGGTAGATGCCCCCAGGCGGGCACACGGATGAACAAGCAGGCCCCAGGGCCACACTGCCAAACATACTGCCAGCAAAGCCACTGGCCCGGCCCCCTCCATACCCAGAGCCAGGCCTGAAGCTGTAACCTCCAGACTGAATGCCGCCACCAGCCACATTGAAAGAAATACGCTGATTCCCTCCGAGGCTATAGAGGCTCCGACTGCCAAAGCCAGCTCCAGCCCCTCTGCCAGCTGCACAGTAAGAGGCCAGGCTACCCACAGCCTTCCTCGGCACCACTGCCGAATGCACACTGAAGTTGCCCTTGTCACCACTGGACTTGATGTTCAGTTGCCGACTCATGGTGGGAAAGGTGGAGTTGACAGAGCTGGAGAAAAGCAGTCGCCAAGGGGTAGAGAACACAGTGATGGGGCACCCAGAGTGCTGCCTCCTTTTATCCCTGTTGGGCCCAGGACACCGGAAAAGGGCGTCTCTCTACTATCTCTTCCCCTGCTAAAGGGCCAGGAGCCATGGGCAATTTGTAGAACAGAGATCTCCaagtcctttgcagcaacaaAGCTCTTCTGATAGCAATTGGAATATGCTGCCCTTGCAGACTGGAGTGGTCTAATTTGGAGTTTATCTGTGCTCCCTAATTAGGGACCTAAAGAGTTATCCCCTGAAGAGATCTCCTAGCTTTATTTTTCCAGTGTTACCTCCTTCTTGCTTAACTATCAGCAAGGAGCAGGGGAAATTCCTGCCTTTCCCCAGAGGAGACTCACCTGAAAAATCCCAGGTTTCTTCCCAAAAGAAACCATCTCCCTATTATAGGGTCTTGTGTGGAAGCTGGAATTTTTACGTCTGGGAAAAGAAGACATGGAAAGATGATTCTTCTTGGAAAGGTGTCCTCAAATATCTGGATCTGGGTAAGAAGCTCCAGGGTCCATCCTTGGGCCATGCTAAGGACCACAGCTGTCTAGCAATGAAGTGGACCCCAGGAAGGAAGAGGAACGACTCTGCAGCATCTGCATGACCCCTATCAAGGATATTGTCTAGGGCCTTCTGTGTTGGGCAGGGCCTGTGTGGTAGTGACCTTGACATTGCCTTACAACGATGAGAACATTTCCAGCCAGCTGCATTTCCTCCAGTTGGATTTTCTCTCCTGGATAAGATTATCTGTCCTACTCTAGTAGGTCAGGCAGGAGCTGGGACATAAGCCCCCACACTCCCTGGGGAAACATCCCATAGCTGAAGTCACCAAGGAAAAGGACCCCCTGAGTTTCACTCCCAGGTTCAGGGGGGGCTGTTCTGCCAGTTTCCTGGCAAGTTCAGGGAGCACTCAATTTTGGAACAGGAAGTATCACCGCTTTATAGCTCAGGTAGTGTGGGTACAGTgcaatgttaaaaaattatttccgggctgggcacggtggctcacacctgtaatcccagcactttgggaggccgaggagagcagattgcctgaggtcaggagtttgagtccagcctggctaacatgatgaaaccccgtctctactaaaaacataaaaattagccaagcgtggtggcgcatgcctatagtttcagctactcaggaggctgaggccgaagaatcacttgaaccggggaggcggaggttgcagtgagctcagattgcaccactgcactccagcctgggtgacagagcaagactctgtctacaaaaaaaaaaaaaaaaaattatttcaaaactagGTATCCGGCAGCTGCCTTCATGCGAGACTCTGACCACTTCCTATAACTAAACTGGGAACGCTTGGCCTGTTTGGATCCAGCCGAGGGCAGAAGACAACTGCTGCCACTGTtggggagggaaaaggagaagcTGACCTGGGCAGGGAGCGTGGAGCTTAGGCCTGGAACCTGCCCCAGAAGACTTTCCCCTTCACAGGGTGTTTTCCTCTCAGCCCCTAAGACAATGGTGGAAGGTTCTTCCCCAGGAACCCTGTCTCAGGGGGGCCCTCCTGGCAGGGCCTAGCCCTAGAGCACAGGAGCATGTAATTGAAGGGGTTGCTTGTGGTTTTCTAAGTCAGGTTGCAAGGGCAACAGCAGGGGTGCTGCCAGACGCTGGGTTTGCCTCCTTCCTGTGCTGGAGTGTGCAAGTCAACAAATGGTGTGAGTTCCTTGACCTGGGAGTGACTGTCCTACGGCCCCAGCCCTCAAGAAGCCTGCAGACCAATAAGAGGAATCCATACAAAGAACTTAAAGTAGAGCCAAAGCTCTGGAATAACAGAAGAGCATTACAAACCATGGATCAGAGGTGCACTGAGGAATGGCTTTTTTTGATTAGGGTTTTTGGGGATCTCCAGAAGCCAGACTTATATTCCCAACAATGCCCATGACAGGTGCTGGCTTAGAGTAGTGGCTCAGAGGTAGTGGGGCTGGAAGTATTCCTTATGGTAGTAGTAGCAATAGTGGTAGTAACATCGTTGTATAATAGTGATGGTAGTAGCAGAAAGAGTTAACACTTATTGTTCACATGTGCCAGGCGTTGTGCCAAGCACTACATGGGATGTCTCACTGACTCTcctttacagttgaagaaacagaGGAACTTACCCATCTCACTCAACTAGTAAGTTAGAGTTGGGCCTGGAATTCAAGTGCGTCTGGTTTCAAAGTCCACGTTCCTGACCATCATGTTATACGATAGAGATGGAAGTTAGTAGCAAAGATGCAAAGACATTGTGGTACATGTGGCAGGCATGGCAGCTGTGGGCTGGGACCCTCGTGCTtgtgtttctgttgtttttgatTAAAGTGTGACATGAGGAGAAGGGGAGGTTGTTGCTGAACTGGGGACTTGCAAAGGGTAGCTGCTCATGATAAGACATCACTCTAGGTTCAGAGAGAAAATCAGCCACAGCAAGGATGGGCGGGGGAAGGAAGAGACTTGCTTTTATGAGCAGCTGTTTTATTCTGGAATCCCCAGCAGCTGGCCCTTCATTGCCTGgcttgaagggagaaataaacacAGTTCTGGCTAGCTGAGTCTTTGTGCCACCACCACCTGGCTGACTATGAGCCCCAATCTGATAGGAATTTCAACAAGAAGGCATTTACAAAGGGGAAAAGGCATGAGGCTAGATCTTTGAGGCTGGAGAAGACTTGGGGTAAACAAAAAGCAGACATCCAGGTGCCCGGGAAATGCAGCAGAATGAACGGGGTCCATCCACACTCAGAAGTGTGTGATGGGCTGGGAAAGGCCAGGACTAGGGCTAGGGGTCCTGCCACCCTTTGTATTCATTATAAAGGGTGCCTCTGTGGGCTGAGCCCTGTGCTGGAGGCTGGCCAATAAGGGTTACTGACAGTGGCGGTAATGATGGTGGCGGTGTGGCTGTGATGGAGAAGGAAAAGGTAGAGGCAGAGTAGAATTTCCTGATAACAGTGTTGTGATTGTGGCCACACAGAAGCAATCCTCCTAATTGGTTCCTAGGGAACTTAATTGCAGGGGAATTGTCTTTGGCCTGTGCAGTCAGATCCCTAGAGTTCCAGCCTTCACTGTGTTGGATACCCTTTAATTAGTAATCACACACCACACCCTGGTCTTTGAGTTCATTGGACTAATGAGTGTCCCAAGGCCTGAAGAGATTAGTTAGTTCATTAAATGTGTATAAAACTGGGCATCTACTGTGTGTTCAGCTCTATGCTAGACAGAGGGAGATATCTGAGacgctctctttctcttttaggAAGTTAATTGAACTGGAGGAGAAACAATATAAACATACAGAagttgttttgctgttgttattgctGTAGTTTTAATTCTACATGCCTATATTGGATTATGTGCTTGAACAAGTAACTCAGACAAACTGTTCATTGAAATTCTGatctaaaaagaattttaaaagtacatgaaAATCTACTTTTTGCTTACCCTAAATCTTCTCCACCCTTGAATTAAAAAGAAAcggaaaaatagaataaaagagagGCTGGGATCTCTGAGGTAGGGGCTGGGAACTGGAAAGTTGGCCAGATGGGGCAGGTGCATGGGGCATCCCTCAGACAGCGAGAGGCCCAGGCAGATTGTAAGGGAAGGCTCGACTTGGGAAgcagagatggaggcagagatggcgGTGCAGGCCTAGACAGTTCCCTTCTCCCTGCAGACACTGTGGAATCATGCAAGGGTCCTGATTTCACAGGGCCAGTGCTTTTGGTTAAGGAATAGGCTCTGTGTTACAAGAGGAGGGCTTTGGAGACACAGGTACATCAGGGAGCCCAAGGGAGCTGAGTCAATTGTGCCATAATCTCTCACCATCTTCCTGGAGCATAAGAATCCCATTCTGCAGAGCACATCTCAACAGAGGGAAATAAAAAGCAGCCCCATGAAAAATTCCAATGGCTGTAACCATCATGTCTATAGTTTGAAGACGAATAATGAAGGTTGTTTTTCTCTAGCCCTTTGGCCTTTGACTGCTCCTGGGCACAGAACAACAGTTGAGGGACCCAGATTCTGTAGATCAAGGTcattaaagaaaagagaaaggccaggcatggtggcttatgcctgtaatcccagcactttgggtggccgaggtgggcagatcacttgaggccaggaattcaagaccaacctggccaaaatggtgaaaccctgtctctaataaaaatacaaaaattagctgggagtggtggcacatgcctgtaatcccagctacttgggaggctgaggcaggagaatcttgtgaacccaggaggcagaggttgcagtgagctgagattgtgctattgcactccagcctgggggacaagagcaaaactccatctcaaaaaaaaaaaaaaaaaaaaaaaaaagaaagaaagaaagaaaagaaaagaaaagagaaagaagcttgaaGGATTCTTGAGATAACTTTGCGGGGACAAGACTTGGAGACAAACCACAGCACCTTAGCACTGGAAAGGTTCTAAAACTGAGTTATCTGATTTCCCTTTGAAAATAAGCTCAGTGTAGAAACCTAATACCCTCTGcctgtctgaaccggtttgaaagGAGCCTGTGTTTCCATCTTAGTCCAAAGTTAGCTAGCCCAGACAATAGAGTTCATCTGCTTTTCCCCCATGTGTCTCCCAAAACCCTTCACTTTCCTGACATTAAATTTTCTGTGCCAGGAGTCTGATGACAGATGGGATATGCACCAGAGAcatgggcagagcccactgctgCAATCCTGGGCTCTAGACATGGCTGGGGGCTGAGTCGGAGAGGGTGTGGAGAGTGAAGCAGAAAGCTCCGTGTTGGTGAGAGGGGGAATAGGAAACTCTGGGCACAGAGGAATAGGAAAAGCACCCCAGGCAAGATGATATGGAGTATCTAGATACTGTTTTGTAGAGTACTCAACTATTCCAGTTTTCCTAGGGCTTAGGGGTTTTCCAGAACATCCAACTTTCAGTGCTACAGAAGTTCTGGAAAGTTCTGGACTGTTCTGGAAAAAACTGGACCCTTGATCAccggaacatcacacaccataTTGCAGAGCTCTGAGTACCAGACTCTCCAGTGGACCCTAAGGATCACTGAAGTCACGTCTACCAAGCCTGTAAAACTTAAACACTCAAGCAATCCCTGTCTCCATCCCTACTAGACCCCCTTTTCCCCTCACACACACTCTTGTTAAATGAATTCCTCAGGTTATGAGAAGAAAGCCGATGGCTGGATGGcatcaatttttatttaattccaaTCCCTCTCACTCAATGCCTGTCCTGTTACAGGCACTGTACTGAGTGAAATCCCAGACGGGCAGTCAGCATGGTCAAAATTCCCATTTCTTGGTGTCACATTAGTGTAGAGCACATTGTGCAGTAAGCCtctatttattaaacacttagCAGAGGATGTTTAGTGACCTGAAACCTGGCAGTTTCCTTATCACCGCTAGTCTCATGGAACTTTCTACCTATGCCTCTCCGGGTAAACGTAGGGGAGCTGCATCTCTGCAAGCACCCTTCTCTGAGTCTAGGACCTTCCCCACTTCTTCCCAGCATGGATATCTCCCTCCTCTCTGCTGCAGCCAAGCTCAGGATGGGCATGCTCCACCCTTCCCACCTGGAGAGAGAAACATCAGAGCAGCTTAACCAAGTTGTTGCAGGGCCCATACGGAGCTTTTATGCCAATCAGAAAAAGGCGCCCCTTCCTCTGGGCAGATGCAGCCCTTTCCCAGGGTGCATGGCTGGATTTCAGCTTCTACTTCCCCCGCACTGAGACTTAGTGCTCAGCACAACCTGCACGCCCCACCAGGGCCG comes from the Macaca mulatta isolate MMU2019108-1 chromosome 11, T2T-MMU8v2.0, whole genome shotgun sequence genome and includes:
- the KRT74 gene encoding keratin, type II cytoskeletal 74; the encoded protein is MSRQLNIKSSGDKGNFSVHSAVVPRKAVGSLASYCAAGRGAGAGFGSRSLYSLGGNQRISFNVAGGGIQSGGYSFRPGSGYGGGRASGFAGSMFGSVALGPACSSVCPPGGIYQVTVNKSLLAPLNVELDPEIQKVRAQEREQIKALNDKFASFIDKVRFLEQQNQVLETKWELLQQLDLNNCKKNLEPILEGYISNLRKHLETLSGDRVRLDSELRSMRDLVEDYKKRYEVEINRRTAAENEFVVLKKDADAAYAVKMELQAKVDSLDKDIKFLKCLYDAEIAQIQTHASETSVILSMDNNRDLDLDSIIAEVRMHYEEIALKSKAEAEALYQTKIQELQLAASRHGDDLKHTRSEMAELNRLIQRIRCEIGNVKKQCASLETAIADAEQRGDNALKDARAKLDELEGALHQAKEELARMLREYQELMSLKLALDMEIATYRKLLEGEECRMSGENPSSVSISVISSSSYSYHHPSSAGADLGASTVAGSSGTTQSGQTKTKEVRGGDLKDSQSKNTPGSTPARKATR